GCTCCTCGGTGCAGTATTCCAGTATGCCGCGCATGGGCCCCTCTGCCGCAGCCTTGAAGGCTTTATTCACCTCTTCGACGGTGACGTTCTGGCCGACCTCGGCCACCAGGTCCACCAGCGAGACGGTGGCGGTGGGCACGCGGAAGGCGATGCCGTGCATCTTGCCCTCGAGCTCCGGCAGCACGCGCCCGATGGCATAAGCCGCGCCTGTGGAGGTGGGTACGATATTTTCGCAGGCGGCGCGCGCGCGCCTGAGGTCCTTATGCGCCGTGTCCTGTAGTTTCTGGTCGTTGGTGTAGGAGTGAATGGTGCTCATCATGGCCTTCTGGATGCGGAAATTGTCGTTTAAGACTTTAGCCACGGGAGCCAGGCCGTTGGTGGTGCAGGAAGCGTTGGAAATAATGTGGTGCTTTTTTGCGTCGTATTTCTCCTGGTTGACGCCCAGCACGATGGTGATGTCCTCTTTTTTGGCTGGCGCCGAGATGATGACCTTTTTAGCGCCGCCCTTGAGGTGAGCCGCCGCTTTCTCGG
The genomic region above belongs to Dehalococcoidia bacterium and contains:
- the gap gene encoding type I glyceraldehyde-3-phosphate dehydrogenase, translated to MATRVGINGFGRIGRLTLRTLKQFHAGKVEVVAINDLVDTRTNAHLFKYDTTYGRYSGTVSAAENIISIDGSQIRVFAQKDPAAIPWRDMGVDIVIESTGLFTDAEKAAAHLKGGAKKVIISAPAKKEDITIVLGVNQEKYDAKKHHIISNASCTTNGLAPVAKVLNDNFRIQKAMMSTIHSYTNDQKLQDTAHKDLRRARAACENIVPTSTGAAYAIGRVLPELEGKMHGIAFRVPTATVSLVDLVAEVGQNVTVEEVNKAFKAAAEGPMRGILEYCTEELVSADFKGSHFSSSFDALSTLVIGGNMVKLLAWYDNEWGYSCRLGDLTAFVAQKGV